From Sphaeramia orbicularis chromosome 21, fSphaOr1.1, whole genome shotgun sequence:
ACGCCATTTGGTTTGTGAAAGGACTGCAGGAATACACAAAGTAAGTGGAGAAACGTCTACTCGACTAGATGTGTAATGTTTAGACGCTGTAGTAGTTTTAAGGTGACGCAATGATAGGTATATGGAGTGTGTCGAAAAAAAGATTTACACATTTATTGAGCCTCAGTTATGTAAAGTGTTATGTCCAGGAGTTATGTTTATTTAATACACCAGTATGTACTGTTTTGAATGGAACTTCCAAACTAGTACATTTCCATACTTCATTTTGCTTATAGTGGGCTGTACTTGTTATTAGGTGTGTAAAATTTACTTAAAGAAGGCAACGCAAATATAAAAAAGACTCAATTGGACAATGCTGCTCACAAATTGTTTGTATATAGATTCAAAAACAAGAAGATCAACTACAGTCGCAGGAAAAGttattagaccagtgtttttcagccttgggggtcgcctggaattcaaatggggtcgccttaaatttcttgtaattgataaatcaaaataaaaatcttactaataaaaaatatatggtgagttgagagagacaatcacaatacataaaagacatgagaaactctgaagctgaaactgaagcactgtgattctgtttatctgtcaaatgttcattgtggtcagtttcagatgctgcagctctttcattattcatagtttgagatcttgtttgttcagtattaattgtcagccttgtaaatccaagctggactgactgtacatatcctgaccaagggaaataaaagtgtccctttgtgcagtaatctacacctggcttttctgcctctgtccataataatatacatcacaggtgtcaaacatgcagcccgggggccaaatccggcccaccaaaggctccaatttggccagtgggatgaatttgtgaaatgcaaaaattacactgaagatattaacaatcaaggctgGCAAAATCATTTtgatcaattcaatctaaagtggatcagaccagtaaaatatgatcataataaattataaataatgaaaatcacagtttttttcctttattttagtgcataaaaaaggtaaaattacacaaaaatgtttacatttacagactagccttttacaaaaaatgggaattacctgaacaaatatgaacaacctgaaatgtcttaagagaagtatgtggaatttttgtcaatattctgcctgttcctaaatcttatgtgtatttgtagatccactgtgatctgtaagttgtaactcacatctataaatgataaactaaggcataatattgttaaaattgcacctattttcttaagaattttcaggttgttcatatttgttcatgttatgttcgtagatgtaaacattttcattacagaattttatgtttttcactgaaaaacagagagaaaactttggagttgacattatttataatttcatatcctattatttatagtattttactagtccggcccactttattttatattaggctgaatgtggcccctgaactaaaatgagtttgacacccctgatgtacattATATCGTCTAAATGTCTTCTAAACTTAGCtaacttttatttgcaaactattacatgatcaaaaataaattaattttagcaaaaaaaagactccctttgaatgtctggggtcgccagaaatttgtgacgttaaaatggggtcatgagccaaaaaaggttgggaaccactatattaggccatcaaaagtcatccaaaacaatgctTATGTAGTCaattactaactcctgtgtgtatcatgtgactaaaacagacagaaaagaaaacatggaatgcctaaaagcactgtttttggtaatacaatgccatagctattgatggaagaacttaagtgattttgcttattatcaagaaaaccatggaaaacgactagatatcagctcttaaattaaactcttatgagatatttttgttgttatcattatatttgtccaaacaaatgtacctttagttttaccaggcattaaaatgaataagaaattgaagaagacaagggtggtctaataattttttccacgactgtataatcAATTGTGATGGAGTATCACATCTTCTTTGAATATTACAGAATCATTAGTGTGTAAGAGTTTGACCATATGGCCCTTTTTTTCTGATATCACAGTGGAATTGACTGTGGTATTCTTGTGGCAGACATAAGTTATGTCACAGATATAATCTGCAAAGTTGTTCTCATCTTCATTataaatacaaacacatggttcAAGGTGCTGTACTTTGTTCTCATTAGGTGTGGCTATGAGTCTGCAGCCAAGCATTTCACCCCAGGAGACCTGGATGTGAATGTGAGTGGGAGGTCCTACATGATAACAGGTGCCAACAGTGGGATAGGAAAAGCCACAGCACAGGAGATAGCCAACAGAGGTGAGTTTTCAAGTGTGGATGTTAGAGTGTAGAGGTTGACCAATAGTGGGTTTTTAAAGGCAGATATTATAGAAACTATTGACTGGACTGCAGCAAGAAGGAAAAACACAACAGCCAGTTGAAGGGCTGTAGAAGAATATTACACTAGTGAAAATAGCAGCTTTGACTAGAACCTGGActcaacaaaacattaaaattaaagtgATGAATTTTCAATCAAATGCATTGATATAAATGAGGAACTAGGTCAAAGCAAATGACTGAatctgaaagtgaacatcaaactAACTAATACAAAgaaaatggtgtgtgtgtgtgtaacacttGTGATCTTAAACCCTGCATTCCCTCCAAATAAGTGATTGTAGTTGAGAGGCCACTATTGGAACCAACTCTTGGAGATACCAGTACTttgtcaaaaaaatatatatatatataataataaaatcctGTCTACACTAATGAATCCCTGTCTTCATATTTACTTTCTGCTGTGCATCTGTATAGGAGCCAGGAGTAGTCCTCAGCTTCTCCAATAGACCATGTATGTAGTGTATCTATCATAGGTCTACAACACAAAGCATAGAGAAGTttatagaactttattgattggttgagttttgattgattgatgtatttatttcaaatatgaatgtcaaaacagaaggaaaaaataaacaaaacacttaaaagatataagacatataatacatattcgaaaaggagtgagaagaagtacaacttataaacttccaccccttctccttatataacaATAACAACCTTCCTAGTCttagcatatctatactatataatataatatgactgatatttattattaaataatttggtgtctggctttatattatttcCAGTTAAATCTAATGACTGAGACGAACTTGTGTTGACTTGTGTCTTAAAAAAGTGTACTGTTAAATGTTGTAGCACCCATACGTGTTTTGTCTTAGCCGTATATGAGTATTTTTCCCCTCCTCTACTgccatcaacaaaatgagtattGTTTTCATATATAAGTGACAGAATATATGAGCCATTCTGGAGTATTACACTGTCTTTGAGTCAGATGAAAACTGTTGAgtttataaaacattttcaagTTACAATACAAGCAAGTCTTTACACATCAGATCTCATTATCTATTTGCAAACTTTGACACAGAGGAGTCCCCCTTAACCATCTTTATGCTATTAGCTGATTAATCTGGGAAGTTAAACTCAAGATAGTGTTGTTCTAGGATAcccaacattttacattttaagcaTCACAACTTCTGTCAGTCCTTAATCCAGGTTTCTGTCCTGTGGTGCTTTATCACAAAGTACTATTAACAGACTTCATTTCTGATTTTCAGTCTTTGAGACCCTTCACTTATTGAATGCTACCACCTAGTGGTTTGTCATATTAGGTGAAGATCCACCTGTATTCAAATGGTGCAAAAAGGAGCCATGGAACAGAGCATTTCTGAGCACATCCTGTCATAATAATTAAGTGAAAAAGTCTGCCCTTTATTTATATTTGACATTTAACATTTTGTGGATCTATTTTCACTTATGTGAGATTTGCTTAAATAGTTTATCTTGACTCATATCTAAGTTGattgtcatttgttttttgtcttatgtGTCTTTAGGGGGAACCATTCACATGGTGTGTCGAAACCAAGAGCGAGCAGATGCAGCCAAAAATGAAATAGTTGAACAGAGTAAAAACCAGGTGAGATACGTCCCCTAGAAGATGAATCCCTGCTCTATTTTTTGctgtgaatgtttttttgttgtgtcgAGTTTGGAATATTAAACCATTTAAGTTTGCAAAATCATTTCATTTCCACAGTGTTTCTAGGTAAAACTCTGTTAGAACTGTAGTAACAAAAAGCAGAGGCTTTGTCCTTAAAAACTCTACAGTCATTTAATACAATCGCAGAATATTCATATATTATGATGATGAAAGTAATGACTAGTTGCAAACATGATGCCTCTTTTCATTTCAACCTCTTGTTCGTCTTTGCTATAGATGAGTATAGATTCTGTAAATATGCTGTTTGACAGTGTTCGTTTTCTGTTTGTCCTCAGAATGTTCACGTCCATATTGTTGACATGTCCAACATGAGGCAAGTGTGGGAGTTTGCCCAAAACTTCTCACAGAACAACACGCTTCATGTGTTGGTAAGTGAATTCAGGTATGTTCTGGATCATCTGCAATTCAAAAACAGTTTTATATTTTAAGGTCATATCCTCACCAGATCAACAATGCAGGCTGTATGGTCAACCAGAGGGAGGTCACGGACGAGGGACTGGAAAAAAACTTTGcaacaaatacacttggtaagaaaaataaatatgttttatgccgaaatataaaaatacatagtCACTACAAgcaagaatagaataaaatagatcttgactagtgcgttgacctgtggggatccacaggttctagatttggtagtttttgtgctgttgtgtatttgtgcatgctgtgccacatttgtccagcagtcaccgccaaagctttctgaccatagcaacatgatcataaggctattgttttccaaaattactaaaatCTCCTGAAATATTGGTCAGCTTCCCATTTTTGtcagtctgttccttgaccaaaaatacataagtatgccaaactgcagcagtcagctctttctggattttgtgtgaatccccagacacacatacacgcatgcacacacacacacatgcacacataggccacttggcttttataatatagagtGTCACTCTCACATGAACAATGGAAAtctgtttagcagctctgttctgtttcactgcaaaaacagttagtgcaaaaaaactgtataaaaatatgGCAAAATGCTGAAAATGTAGGCATATGCAATAAGCCATaggataaaatatttaatatgcaTATGCTACTCAAGTGCTACAAAAACTGCTGAGATACACAAAAACTAACTCtgtactacagatgagaaatatgtacaatacATAATGATACATGCAGgcaatatatgatatatacaggtGAGATTAAGAAAACAAGGTGCATGCGCTGTAAGTATTGCACTGAGATAGGGTGAGTATTAAACTGTCCATTACACTGGGGTTGGTGGTTATTCAgtcagttgggggggggggggtcacattaTATCACTTGTAggtaaaaactgtgcttgagTCAAAGCTTGTATTGAACAcaggcattttttttcttttaacacagCATTTGAAGGacttttctgtaataaaaaaaaaaaaattgtacttttgAAAgctttttaccccgcccccccaaagggtagtcaaggggtattgtttttggttcggtttgtttctttgtttgttaacactctagcagccaaacttatagattgccagtgacccagaatagatgtgattacattttgggaaaagtaggtcaaagttcaaatttaattattttttttataaatacaatttttcccattcacttattatggccaaaatttgtctatgttgtctttgtctatgctgacatcagtacacgtATAGACATGTGCAAGGGGcaggtttgttgtgcttggaacctttgttgtgcatgtgaCAAAATACAACAGGATTATCTCTACAGTAGGAGCTGTGCAAGGACTGGTTAAATAATACCCAGATTAATCAAATCATATGGATAGAGTGATGTTTTTCTGATCTGATCTtgtattgttgtttattttaggTACATATGTCCTCACCACAGCCCTGATACCAGCACTGAAGAAGGTCGAAGATCCCAGAGTGGTGAGTTTAAGGAGTtacagaaaacaacaaatataataaatgatgttaaaatgtCTGAGCTGTGGTTTGGAACTCAAATCACACATAGTGCATGTGGGGCAGGGAGTTGAACTTCAACACTTTCAAGTCACAGACAGAATTGTTGAAGTATTATCGAGTACCAAAAATGCCTGGTGTGATTTGGTATTGTAGAATAGTAAATAACCGTTGGGTTTTTACACTCCCGCCCACCCCAGAGGGTGTGGGCATATAGATATGCCAGGAATTCTGCCCGTCCGAGATTTTTGTCAAtcccatttctcagacactattcacttgattcttttcaaatttgacacatttATTCTTTACCATTAGGAGAGGTGCAGTgtacagtttgatggctgaatttcaattattattattattattattgttgttttgttttgtttttgaattgTTTTAATATTTCAATTTAGACAATTTGTCCTACCAATTTCTCTGATgttattcacccaattcttttcttATTTCACATACATTCTTTACATACTTCATGCCTctctctcaatttttgcattttttttttttttaattctttgaaaagtttttaaaatgattgtaagttaagactcaaaattcaTCCCTGGGGAggta
This genomic window contains:
- the dhrs12 gene encoding dehydrogenase/reductase SDR family member 12; translated protein: MSIYRNAIWFVKGLQEYTKCGYESAAKHFTPGDLDVNVSGRSYMITGANSGIGKATAQEIANRGGTIHMVCRNQERADAAKNEIVEQSKNQNVHVHIVDMSNMRQVWEFAQNFSQNNTLHVLINNAGCMVNQREVTDEGLEKNFATNTLGTYVLTTALIPALKKVEDPRVITVASGGMLTQRLNVDDLQFEKGTFDGTMAYAQNKRQQVVLTERWASEHKDIHFSSMHPGWADTPAVRTSMPSFHAKMQSRLRTEAMGADTTLWLAVSAAAIKQPSGLFFQDRKAVATHLPLASSRSTPQEEEKLLTALEELALKFKP